The nucleotide sequence GTGGTGGGCGAACACAGCCTGACCAACCAACTCCTGAAGCTTGGTGATGACCTGACCTTCGAGCAAGCGCGCCAGGTGGCGGCTGGAACGTTCGCCCGACCCAAAGACGTTCACGAAATTCGCCTGCCTGACGGCACCTACCTGCTGGCTGACATGATGGAAATCATTCCCGCCTGACCAGCCTCCCACCGGATTTCTGCAACGGCAAGTGCCCCCGACCAGTTTCGGGGGCACTTGCCGTTGCTGCTCACCGAAGGGGCCGCAGCCCCTCTTCGTTCAGGCGGCCTGCACCCGCCACTGGCTCTTTTCCTTCAGGCGCTTCCCGTCCAGTTTGGCGCGGGCCGCATCCGCCTCAGTCCCCGTCAGCAGCTCGGCGGCCACCGTCTGACCATCGATCTCCAACTGTCCCTCATCGCCTACGGTGGCGACGACCCAGGCGGTTTCCAGATTCGTGTCCACTGCCAGGAAGGCCAGGAACGCCTTGCCGCTGGCCTTGCCCGCTGCGGCTGCTTCAGCCTTGGTCTTGTAGGTCGTCTGGGCCTCGACGCGCAGGTGGACCAGCGGGTTCCCGGCTTCCGGGCTGGTGGCGATGGGCAGGTGGGCGATGTCGCCGCCGCAGGGGGGGCCGTACTTGATGACGCCGCGAGCAGGCTTGCTGGGAGCGGGCTGAACGTCGTCAGCAGGCGCAGCGACCTCGACAGGTTTGCCGCTCTCGACGACGACTTCCGCGACGGCGCCAGGGTCTTCAAAGTCCAGCAGGTCGTCCAACTGGTCTTCCAGGTCGCCTTCGCCCATCTCGACCTCGGCACGGATGGCTTCAGCCGCTTCGAAGGCTTCAGCGCGGGCCTCGGCTTCGCGGCGGGCGTCGTCGGTCAGGGCGATCAGCTGGGCGGGGGTGACGCGCTCACCGGCCACGAAGAAGTCTTTGGCGGTGCGGGTGGCGTCCAGCCCGGCATTCAGGGCAGCGGCGATCAGGGCGTCACGGTCAGCAGCAGTTTTGGGGGTTGCCTTGGTCATGGTCATAGCTCCTTTTTCCGTCTGGGAGGGGCTTTTGCCCTCCTCGGATGTCTTTACTCTGACAGGACAGTTATCAGATGTAAAGTCTAAAAAGAAGCAAAAAGACCGTCCCAGACGCTCTGGTTCGGTCTGACTGAACACCTGAGTTTGGAGGTCAGGAAAGTTCCAGAGGTTTACCGTCCACATCGGCCCGGGTGCATTCCAGACCATCAGGGCAGAGAGCCGCCTCAAGTTCCAGCGTGACGAACATGACTGCTTTATCAGGCGTCCAGTCCCGCCGGGTGACGAGGACATCCACGGCGGCCCACTCCCAACCTGCCACTGCGCTGCTGATGCGCCAGCCGTCGCTCTCGTACCCCACCAGTCGGCCTGCAGTGGGCATTTTCGTTTCTGTATAGGCCGTTTCGAGGGTCATCTGAATTTTCACGACGCTACCTCACTGTCAGGGACCCAATCCAACAGGTCACCGACTTGCAATTCCCGCCCAGTTAGGCCGCGCAGTGCCGTGATGATTTGATTCAAAGTGCGTGCGTCAGGAACACCATTCCCTTTTACGACTGCGTAAACGGTCTGCTGCTTGATGGCCTGGTCGCCATATGCCTCGGCAATCGCTTTGCTGAGCTTGTAGGCGGTAATGCCGTGTTGCTCCAGTACGGCTCCCAGGTGGCTACGTATCACTTGGCCCATATTCGCTTATTCCTCCCTCCTTTGATATTACATCTTGAATTGTGTAATATCTAGAATGTAATATCAACCCAAGCAGAAAGCGCGGCCCTTGCCCTGAGAAAGCGAAGCCGCGCCTGCGC is from Deinococcus wulumuqiensis R12 and encodes:
- a CDS encoding helix-turn-helix domain-containing protein, whose translation is MGQVIRSHLGAVLEQHGITAYKLSKAIAEAYGDQAIKQQTVYAVVKGNGVPDARTLNQIITALRGLTGRELQVGDLLDWVPDSEVAS